A window of the Lactuca sativa cultivar Salinas chromosome 5, Lsat_Salinas_v11, whole genome shotgun sequence genome harbors these coding sequences:
- the LOC111891077 gene encoding biotin carboxyl carrier protein of acetyl-CoA carboxylase, chloroplastic isoform X2, protein MASFAVPSPKTSALFAVQPNHKQSPSPKHRNNSVALFQSDLKSSRALVAGSSSLGFQTSKKNQKDGMRVSAQLNKETNSSPSSEKATKTSPSETTIPDDATITAFMNQVAELVQLVDSRDIVELELKQQGCEVVIRKKEALAPPPASPMVMMQSPQPQAMYQSLPPPPPAPSASPPPPPPPSAAPAKPKSSHPPLKSPMAGTFYRSPAPGAPAFVKVGDKVKKGQVICIIEAMKLMNEIEADQDGTVADIVAEDGKPVSLDTPLIVIEP, encoded by the exons ATGGCGTCCTTCGCTGTTCCTTCGCCCAAGACATCGGCTTTGTTCGCGGTTCAGCCAAATCACAAGCAGAGTCCTAGTCCCAAGCACCGCAACAACTCGGTTGCTCTTTTCCAGTCGGATTTGAAATCCAGCCGTGCATTGGTTGCTGGATCATCTTCACTGGGATTTCAG ACATCAAAGAAGAACCAGAAAGATGGTATGAGAGTATCTGCTCAGCTTAATAAG GAAACAAATTCATCACCATCTTCAGAGAAAGCAACAAAGACATCCCCATCAGAAACCACCATCCCTGATGATGCAACAATTACTGCATTCATGAATCAAGTGGCAGAGCTTGTTCA GCTTGTGGATTCAAGAGACATTGTGGAGCTGGAGCTAAAGCAACAGGGGTGTGAGGTTGTTataagaaagaaggaagctttgGCACCACCTCCAGCATCTCCTATGGTTATGATGCAATCTCCACAACCACAGGCTATGTATCAATCACTACCACCTCCACCTCCCGCTCCTTctgcatcaccaccaccaccaccaccaccatcagctGCCCCTGCAAAGCCAAAGTCCTCCCATCCTCCATTGAAATCCCCCATGGCTGGAACCTTCTATCGTTCTCCTGCACCAGGAGCCCCTGCCTTTGTCAAG GTTGGAGACAAGGTTAAAAAAGGTCAAGTTATCTGCATTATTGAGGCAATGAAATTGATGAATGAGATTGAG GCTGATCAAGATGGAACAGTAGCTGACATTGTTGCTGAAGATGGAAAACCAGTTAGCCTGGAtacg CCTCTGATTGTTATTGAGCCATGA
- the LOC111891080 gene encoding uncharacterized protein LOC111891080: MPGNGVGDRVHNFFAQDNLSQGPRGDGNWPLNDNLWAGNQKQFGVSDSSPRNFNPQQSETERGHGSQRVDPHLFNLTQTRPEFAKNLSLHEQSNSNGYMYGRQNFQTPPNEANFLGVETEYGRNNVNQRGFPFYESQREPVPEEPPKNPFRSEASEAHSGFDLFGGQGQHQMNNQYPGFMQPLQQQQQQQQQQPGFGDIQQLQHQLMLRKMQELQRQELQRQEELQRQQQNSLNQASLFARQASGSHINGTPTSDWAEVAVGNANTNWLQRGSPQVQGGLAFSPEQGQPQRSMGFVHQQVDQSLYGVPVSSSRAPLNQFPHQQPQNPFPGNHYVIPEQQVVPGKSLFGNTSGQGHIQQVKASSQNVAQDLFGPVVEDKSASGEAALDPDEEKILFGSDDTNIWEAFGTSKNTGGGVSSLLDDNNEFASGLPSSLQSGSWSALMQSAVAETVSSGAGVQEEWPDLNFQNPEVPLVKQNDMNVPNPGSVPLSDGGNMNNKHRGNMGFKNNPYENDERLNMNHSKQMNQNTSGGSNWLNRGAQESRLYESSQQQQPNTKQNHWNANESAPPPSNTGFNINEDNSSLQQSHQSNDWKRVMQNGMGQGQGEGISGINSRVHPNVNRETVNRGGLAPNLGSNQFSPNNNQLNYWKHVDSKSRGSENSERSQGRVNKGPQVSESSFNSSDKEDLKMHERENSNDSYRSSSSHLPNALGQRETFSSDAGDSRSKQSLSNQGNRKPSAQRKFQYHPMGNLDEDVGMPYGRTQAANTKGIPLQHSQGNFGHAKIGGQGQPTKVFEVGKELEGVPKGLHDMRFKGMIPGHVPDLFAPHDRSDKASQPSQNMLELLHKVDQSRDRGIARQMNSLERNLSSEIPEPENSDGSFGGHQRSQSSNSQGIGLQLGPPSQRAMQTIKPNSLSQAQAQAQAQAQAQAQANSRGKGHVNLSPFPPFQEASRGEFKNDRTSISGQSASESSGGHKMGTNFSAALGTDFPNSRNQFQNQTRGTNHSGNEGHHHTPQIRQADEATRVRSLNSGLYENSASQPSTGEKEKEKEKEKEKFPAAAAAAAQPRGNSQQTAFPKMLPNAWANIPTQQLFSAAQARKAQAQAQGQSNLSTLHPLNIVESTSSGQQNVEEQKQPTKESPSEKETTDVNESSSLNPTASQRDIEAFGRSLKPNTLYSLPNQMKAMDNDQNTLISKRPKDDSGQHVAPWSGQPTVQDSEIPAKEVASASASDQNGSQSILPGVKIEHSHVNPQMAPSWFDQYGTVLKSGQMMSQRPDAVKTMEAHDKEQASAAADPSQAVVISKPLIPSSFTPEQFASPPLQTNISVQNSVALRSKKRKYSTPELHPWLKEVSGASKSHQDICTASMEWCGAANRLMEKVEDDGEVIEDVPRQKRRIILSTQLMQQLFPPPPATILSTDATLSYESVAFYAARKALGTACNLVSSGTSCNDSHGGSNSLSDKSKESEKTEDRRLEEAVEDCVSKSKSLENDFSRLDKRASILDLRVECQDLEKFSIINRFAKFHGRGGQTDAEGSSSTADAAANAPKPSPQRYVIAVQLPKNLPERVQCLSL; encoded by the exons ATGCCTGGCAACGGAGTTGGGGATAGGGTTCACAATTTCTTTGCACAAGACAACCTATCCCAGGGCCCACGTGGGGATGGGAATTGGCCTTTAAATGACAATCTGTGGGCTGGTAATCAGAAACAGTTTGGTGTCTCAGATTCGAGTCCAAGAAACTTCAATCCACAACAATCAG AAACCGAGAGAGGACACGGAAGTCAACGTGTTGACCCTCATCTTTTCAACCTTACACAAACAAGGCCTGAGTTTGCTAAAAATTTGTCCCTCCACGAACAGTCAAACTCAAATGGCTACATGTATGGACGCCAAAACTTTCAAACACCACCAAATGAAGCAAATTTTCTGGGAGTGGAAACAGAGTATGGTCGAAACAATGTAAACCAAAGGGGCTTTCCATTCTATGAGTCACAACGGGAACCTGTTCCCGAAGAACCTCCAAAGAATCCATTTAGGTCAGAAGCTTCAGAAGCTCATAGTGGTTTTGACCTTTTTGGAGGTCAAGGTCAACATCAAATGAACAATCAATATCCAGGCTTTATGCAACCATTACAACAacaacagcagcagcagcagcagcagcctgGATTCGGTGACATACAGCAACTTCAACATCAACTGATGCTCAGGAAGATGCAAGAGCTTCAAAGACAAGAGCTACAAAGGCAAGAGGAGCTTCAAAGACAACAACAAAACTCATTAAATCAAGCTTCTCTCTTTGCAAGACAAGCTTCCGGAAGTCACATTAATGGCACTCCAACTTCTGATTGGGCTGAGGTGGCAGTTGGTAATGCCAACACAAACTGGTTGCAGCGTGGTTCTCCGCAGGTGCAGGGTGGACTTGCGTTTTCCCCTGAACAGGGTCAACCCCAGCGGTCAATGGGTTTTGTTCATCAACAAGTTGATCAGTCCTTGTATGGAGTACCTGTGTCCAGCTCACGGGCGCCTCTAAACCAATTTCCACATCAGCAACCACAAAATCCATTTCCTGGTAACCACTATGTAATTCCAGAACAGCAAGTTGTCCCTGGTAAAAGTTTATTTGGAAACACATCTGGACAAGGGCACATTCAGCAAGTAAAAGCCTCCTCACAGAATGTAGCACAGGATCTATTTGGGCCTGTAGTAGAGGATAAATCAGCAAGTGGTGAAGCTGCTTTAGATCCTGATGAGGAGAAGATCTTATTTGGTTCAGATGATACTAACATTTGGGAAGCTTTTGGTACTAGTAAAAACACAGGTGGAGGTGTCTCTAGTTTATTGGATGATAATAATGAGTTTGCAAGTGGTTTGCCTTCTTCTCTTCAGAGTGGTAGCTGGAGTGCTCTGATGCAATCTGCAGTAGCAGAAACGGTTAGCAGTGGTGCAGGTGTACAGGAAGAATGGCCTGATTTGAATTTTCAGAATCCTGAAGTTCCATTGGTCAAACAGAATGATATGAACGTGCCTAATCCTGGATCTGTTCCTCTCTCTGATGGTGGCAATATGAACAATAAGCATCGTGGAAACATGGGGTTTAagaacaatccatatgagaaCGATGAGAGATTAAATATGAATCATTCTAAACAGATGAATCAAAATACTTCAGGAGGAAGCAATTGGTTAAACCGTGGAGCTCAAGAAAGCCGGCTATATGAAAGCTCTCAGCAGCAGCAGCCAAATACCAAACAAAATCATTGGAATGCGAATGAGTCTGCTCCTCCACCTTCTAACACTGGTTTCAATATCAATGAGGATAACAGTTCACTGCAGCAATCTCATCAGAGCAATGATTGGAAGAGAGTGATGCAGAATGGAATGGGTCAAGGACAAGGTGAGGGTATATCTGGTATTAATTCCCGTGTTCATCCCAATGTTAACAGGGAGACTGTAAACAGAGGAGGTCTTGCTCCAAATTTAGGCAGCAACCAATTTTCTCCAAACAACAATCAACTTAATTACTGGAAACATGTTGATTCTAAATCTAGAGGAAGTGAGAACTCAGAGAGATCACAGGGTCGGGTGAACAAGGGCCCACAAGTGTCTGAATCATCGTTTAATAGCTCTGATAAGGAAGATTTAAAGATGCATGAGAGGGAGAACTCTAATGACAGTTACAGGTCAAGTTCATCTCACCTTCCTAATGCTCTTGGCCAAAGGGAGACTTTTTCATCAGATGCTGGTGACTCGAGATCAAAACAAAGTTTATCTAATCAGGGTAACCGAAAGCCTTCAGCTCAAAGAAAGTTTCAGTATCATCCAATGGGAAACTTAGATGAAGATGTTGGAATGCCCTATGGAAGAACACAAGCTGCCAATACAAAGGGCATCCCCCTTCAGCATTCTCAAGGAAATTTTGGACATGCCAAAATTGGTGGTCAAGGTCAACCCACTAAAGTTTTTGAAGTGGGAAAG gaGCTTGAAGGAGTCCCAAAAGGGTTACATGATATGCGCTTCAAGGGTATGATTCCTGGTCATGTGCCTGATCTTTTTGCTCCTCATGACAGATCAGATAAGGCATCTCAACCTAG TCAAAATATGCTGGAGCTTCTTCACAAGGTGGATCAATCAAGAGACCGTGGAATTGCAAGGCAAATGAACTCATTAGAACGCAATTTGTCATCTGAGATCCCTGAACCAGAAAATTCTGATGGATCTTTTGGAGGCCACCAAAGAAGTCAGTCATCCAACTCTCAGGGGATTGGTTTACAACTCGGACCTCCATCACAGAGGGCTATGCAGACCATTAAACCTAATTCTTTGAGTCAGGCCCAGGCCCAGGCTCAGGCCCAAGCTCAGGCTCAGGCTCAGGCTAATTCAAGAGGTAAGGGTCATGTGAATTTGTCCCCTTTTCCTCCTTTCCAAGAAGCATCACGTGGAGAATTCAAAAATGATAGAACAAGTATCTCGGGACAAAGTGCAAGTGAAAGCTCAGGGGGGCATAAGATGGGAACCAACTTCTCTGCAGCTCTGGGTACTGATTTTCCAAATTCAAGAAATCAGTTTCAAAACCAGACAAGGGGCACAAATCATTCTGGCAATGAAGGGCATCATCATACTCCTCAAATCAGGCAAGCAGATGAAGCCACCCGTGTCAGATCACTTAACTCGGGTCTTTATGAAAACTCTGCTTCACAGCCTTCAACAggggagaaagagaaagagaaagagaaagagaaagagaaattccctgctgctgctgctgctgctgctcagCCTCGTGGAAACTCTCAACAAACTGCATTCCCAAAAATGTTGCCCAATGCATGGGCCAATATCCCAACTCAACAACTTTTTTCAGCAGCCCAAGCTCGCAAAGCCCAAGCCCAAGCCCAAGGCCAATCAAATCTTTCCACATTGCACCCGTTAAATATAGTGGAATCGACATCTTCAGGTCAGCAGAATGTAGAGGAACAAAAGCAGCCAACAAAAGAATCCCCATCTGAAAAGGAAACGACAGATGTCAATGAGTCATCATCTCTTAACCCTACTGCATCTCAGAGGGATATTGAAGCTTTTGGTCGTTCTCTTAAACCAAATACTCTTTATTCTTTACCAAACCAAATGAAGGCTATGGacaatgaccaaaataccctcatatcAAAGAGACCGAAAGACGACAGTGGTCAGCATGTAGCTCCATGGTCAGGGCAACCAACAGTCCAAGATTCTGagattcctgcaaaagaagtagCATCTGCATCTGCATCTGATCAAAACGGGTCTCAAAGCATCCTTCCTGGTGTCAAAATTGAACACTCTCATGTAAATCCCCAAATGGCTCCATCCTGGTTTGATCAATACGGAACAGTGCTGAAAAGTGGTCAAATGATGTCACAAAGACCTGATGCTGTAAAGACTATGGAGGCACATGATAAGGAACAAGCAAGTGCTGCAGCTGATCCCAGCCAGGCTGTCGTTATCTCAAAACCCTTGATTCCTTCATCTTTTACACCCGAGCAATTTGCCTCCCCTCCATTGCAAACAAACATCAGTGTTCAAAATTCGGTTGCTTTGAGATCAAAGAAGCGCAAGTACTCTACACCTGAACTTCATCCTTGGCTCAAGGAGGTTTCAGGGGCTTCTAAAAGTCATCAAGACATATG TACTGCTTCAATGGAATGGTGTGGAGCAGCGAATCGGTTGATGGAAAAG GTGGAAGATGATGGTGAAGTGATTGAAGACGTGCCAAGACAAAAGAGACGTATTATCTTATCAACACAGCTGATGCAGCAACTGTTTCCTCCTCCCCCAGCCACTATTCTGTCAACTGATGCTACTTTGAGTTATGAGAGTGTGGCTTTTTATGCGGCTCGAAAGGCTTTAGGAACTGCATGCAATTTAGTATCATCCGGAACAAGTTGTAATGATTCTCATGGTGGATCAAATTC CCTCTCTGATAAAAGCAAAGAATCTGAGAAAACCGAGGATCGTCGTCTTGAAGAAGCTGTGGAAGACTGCGTGAGTAAATCAAAAAGTCTAGAAAATGATTTTTCAAG ACTGGATAAGAGAGCATCAATCTTGGATTTAAGAGTGGAATGTCAAGATTTAGAGAAATTCAGCATCATCAATCGTTTTGCGAAATTCCATGGAAGGGGGGGACAAACGGATGCTGAAGGTTCATCATCAACTGCTGATGCAGCTGCAAATGCACCAAAACCTTCCCCTCAAAGATATGTTATTGCAGTCCAATTGCCAAAGAATCTTCCGGAAAGGGTACAATGCCTCTCACTATGA
- the LOC111891081 gene encoding uncharacterized protein LOC111891081, translated as MESRLSSLSLSESTHQSPQNSGVKSSPSSVSVSRLWRPAAQRNMKNQWSRLNSLRHEWISSSSTARSHATSLVNAYLSQRYMKDMELGVLSDMADIQKKACLKLLKQQVLHQDELISSYKDMVTTVVNMVNTSASMRCFLKGATNSPFIQFSSTSEDTNDNGDGGGIPVFTFYPISTFEKLAWEMVEMFKLELYLKRLLVIEFLSLRSKEDPINKRLCWSDEIYEGEFGNLSRCNLDHREAPESTFVQPNFQPDSDILQVYLTAWLTDVNIDKLRVDDIFSEVGEDMHVNYV; from the exons ATGGAATCGAGACTTTCTTCACTTTCTTTATCTGAATCAACCCACCAAAGCCCTCAGAATTCAGGAGTCAAATCTTCACCATCTTCAGTAAGTGTAAGTCGGCTATGGAGACCAGCAGCACAGAGAAATATGAAAAATCAATGGTCTAGATTGAATTCTCTTAGACATGAGTGGATATCTTCATCTTCAACTGCGAGATCACACGCCACTTCACTCGTCAATGCTTATCTTTCTCAGAG GTACATGAAGGATATGGAATTGGGTGTTTTGAGTGACATGGCTGACATTCAGAAAAAAGCTTGCTTGAAGTTATTAAAGCAACAG GTTCTTCATCAAGATGAACTCATATCATCATACAAGGACATG GTGACTACTGTAGTCAACATGGTCAACACAAGTGCATCCATGAGATGTTTCCTAAAAGGGGCAACCAATAGCCCCTTCATACAATTCTCTAGCACTTCTGAAGACACAAATGACAATGGTGACGGTGGAGGGATACCAGTCTTTACATTTTACCCTATATCTACTTTTG AGAAATTAGCTTGGGAGATGGTTGAGATGTTTAAGTTGGAACTATATTTAAAG CGATTACTTGTGATAGAGTTTCTTTCACTTAGAAGCAAAGAAGATCCGATTAATAAAAGACTGTGTTGGTCGGATGAAATATATGAAGGAGAATTTGGTAATTTAAGTAGGTGCAACTTGGATCATAGAGAAGCTCCAGAATCAACTTTTGTACAACCCAATTTCCAACCAGATTCTGATATCTtacag GTGTATTTAACAGCCTGGCTGACTGATGTCAATATAGATAAGCTCAG GGTTGATGATATATTTTCTGAAGTGGGAGAAGACATGCATGTTAACTATGTGTGA
- the LOC111891077 gene encoding biotin carboxyl carrier protein of acetyl-CoA carboxylase, chloroplastic isoform X1, which translates to MASFAVPSPKTSALFAVQPNHKQSPSPKHRNNSVALFQSDLKSSRALVAGSSSLGFQTSKKNQKDGMRVSAQLNKVIALQETNSSPSSEKATKTSPSETTIPDDATITAFMNQVAELVQLVDSRDIVELELKQQGCEVVIRKKEALAPPPASPMVMMQSPQPQAMYQSLPPPPPAPSASPPPPPPPSAAPAKPKSSHPPLKSPMAGTFYRSPAPGAPAFVKVGDKVKKGQVICIIEAMKLMNEIEADQDGTVADIVAEDGKPVSLDTPLIVIEP; encoded by the exons ATGGCGTCCTTCGCTGTTCCTTCGCCCAAGACATCGGCTTTGTTCGCGGTTCAGCCAAATCACAAGCAGAGTCCTAGTCCCAAGCACCGCAACAACTCGGTTGCTCTTTTCCAGTCGGATTTGAAATCCAGCCGTGCATTGGTTGCTGGATCATCTTCACTGGGATTTCAG ACATCAAAGAAGAACCAGAAAGATGGTATGAGAGTATCTGCTCAGCTTAATAAG GTCATTGCTCTTCAGGAAACAAATTCATCACCATCTTCAGAGAAAGCAACAAAGACATCCCCATCAGAAACCACCATCCCTGATGATGCAACAATTACTGCATTCATGAATCAAGTGGCAGAGCTTGTTCA GCTTGTGGATTCAAGAGACATTGTGGAGCTGGAGCTAAAGCAACAGGGGTGTGAGGTTGTTataagaaagaaggaagctttgGCACCACCTCCAGCATCTCCTATGGTTATGATGCAATCTCCACAACCACAGGCTATGTATCAATCACTACCACCTCCACCTCCCGCTCCTTctgcatcaccaccaccaccaccaccaccatcagctGCCCCTGCAAAGCCAAAGTCCTCCCATCCTCCATTGAAATCCCCCATGGCTGGAACCTTCTATCGTTCTCCTGCACCAGGAGCCCCTGCCTTTGTCAAG GTTGGAGACAAGGTTAAAAAAGGTCAAGTTATCTGCATTATTGAGGCAATGAAATTGATGAATGAGATTGAG GCTGATCAAGATGGAACAGTAGCTGACATTGTTGCTGAAGATGGAAAACCAGTTAGCCTGGAtacg CCTCTGATTGTTATTGAGCCATGA